In Xiphophorus couchianus chromosome 24, X_couchianus-1.0, whole genome shotgun sequence, a single genomic region encodes these proteins:
- the bzw1a gene encoding eIF5-mimic protein 2-A, with translation MNNQKQQKPTLTGQRFKTRKRDEKERFDPTQFQESIVQGLNQTGTDLEAVAKFLDASGAKLDYRRYAETLFDILVAGGMLAPGGTLSDDMTRTEFCLFTAQEDLETMQAYAQVFNKLIRRYKYLEKGFEEEIKKLLLFLKGFTESERNKLAMLTGILLANGSISASILSSLYNENLVKEGVSAAFAVKLFKSWINEKDINSVAGSLRKVGMDNRLMELFPANKRSCEHFSKYFTDAGLKELSDFARNQQSIGARKELQKELQEMMSRGDPQKEIITFTREEMKKAGLSEQGMIGIIWTSVMSCVEWNKKEELVTEQAIKHLKQYSPLLKAFTSQGLSELSLLLKIQEYCYDNIHFMKAFQKIVVLLYKADVLSEEAILKWYSETHVAKGKSVFLEQMKKFVEWLKNAEEESESDEEEAD, from the exons ATGAATaatcaaaagcagcaaaagcCAACGCTAACCGGCCAGCGTTTCAAAACGAGGAAAAGAG ATGAAAAGGAGAGATTTGACCCTACTCAGTTTCAAGAAAGTATCGTACAAGGCTTGAATCAAACTGGCACTGATTTGGAGGCGGTTGCAAAGTTCCTTGATGCCTCTGGCGCCAAACTTGACTACCGCCGGTATGCAGAGACGCTCTTCGACATCCTGGTGGCCGGCGGCATGCTGG CACCAGGCGGGACGCTGTCTGACGACATGACCCGCACCGAGTTCTGCCTCTTTACGGCGCAGGAAGACCTGGAGACCATGCAAGCCTACGCTCAG GTTTTTAACAAGCTGATCAGGCGCTACAAGTACCTGGAGAAGGGCTTCGAGGAGGAGATCAAGAAG ctgctgctgtttctaaaGGGTTTCACTGAGTCTGAGCGCAACAAGCTGGCCATGCTGACCGGCATCCTGCTGGCCAACGGCAGCATATCCGCCTCCATCCTGAGCAGCCTCTACAACGAGAACCTCGTCAAAGAGG gagtttctgcagcttttgCTGTCAAGCTGTTCAAGTCGTGGATCAACGAGAAGGACATCAACTCTGTTGCAGGCAGTCTGCGCAAAGTCGGCATGGACAACAGGCTGATG GAACTCTTTCCTGCCAACAAACGGAGCTGTGAGCATTTTTCTAAGTACTTCACCGACGCCGGGCTGAAGGAGCTGTCCGACTTCGCCCGCAACCAGCAATCCATCGGCGCACGCAAGGAGCTGCAGAAGGAGCTCCAGGAAATGATGTCGCGTGGAGACCCTCAGAAAGAG ATCATCACCTTCACCCGGGAGGAGATGAAGAAGGCAGGCCTGTCAGAGCAGGGCATGATCGGCATCATCTGGACCAGCGTGATGAGCTGCGTGGAGTGGAACAAGAAGGAAGAGCTGGTGACCGAACAAGCCATCAAACACTTGAAG CAATACAGCCCTCTGCTGAAAGCCTTCACCTCCCAGGGTCTGTCTGAGCTCAGCCTGCTGCTGAAGATCCAGGAGTATTGCTACGACAACATCCACTTCATGAAGGCGTTTCAGAAGATCGTGGTGCTCCTCTATAAAG CTGACGTGTTGAGCGAAGAGGCCATACTGAAGTGGTACTCTGAAACCCACGTCGCCAAGGGGAAGAGCGTTTTCCTCGAGCAGATGAAGAAATTCGTCGAGTGGCTGAAGAACGCAGAGGAAG agtCTGaatctgatgaagaggaggcagACTGA